The genome window ATCCAATTGGCGGTCGCTTCGCCTGTATTTGTTTTCCCCGCGTTTTCGTTAAATGCTTTACTTGGCGTTGCTCTACCACTGTTCATTATTACCCTGACAGGGCAGTATATGCCCGGAATGCTAGTTTTGCGTAATGATGGATTCAAGACAAGTGCCAATCCCATTCTGGCGGTAACAGGTTTGGGATCACTGCTTGCAGCCCCATTCGGATCACATGCTTTTAACGTGGCGGCTATTACCGCAGCGATATGTACAGGAAAATATGCACATGAGGATGCAACAAAACGGTACATAGCGGGGATTGCTTGTGGAATCTTTTATATTTTTGTTGGTATTTTTGGCGTAACCTTAGCTGCACTGTTTTTGATTCTTCCTGCTACCTTTATTGCAACATTAGCCGGACTGGCGTTACTAGGAACAATTGGTGGCAGTCTCGCGAATGCATTAACGGACCCTAAAGGACGCGAAACCGCATTGATTACCTTTCTGGCGACCGCAGCCAATGTGACCTTACTTGGTGTTGGTGGTGCATTTTGGGGACTATTTGCAGGAATGATGGCGCATCTACTAATGAATAGTAGAATTCCCAAAAAACGATTTGGATCGAATAGATAAGTTCATTATTGAGAGGAAGATGTTCATGAAACATTTGGAGAAGCAAGATCAAGTCATAGGAAATGCTGTCCAGCAAGAGCTTGCACGGCAGCGGAATACGATTGAACTGATTGCATCAGAGAATTTTGTGAGTCAAGCTGTGATGGAAGCAACGGGTTCCGTATTGACCAATAAATATGCGGAGGGGTATCCGGGCAGAAGATATTATGGCGGATGTGAGCATGTCGATACCGTCGAAGAGATAGCGAATCACCGCCTTAAAACGCTTTTTGGAGCTGAACATGCGAATGTGCAGCCTCACTCCGGTGCTCAGGCAAACATGGCTGTTTATTTTGCCTCAGTGGAGATCGGTGACACAATCCTTGGTATGAATTTATCCCATGGTGGTCATTTAACACACGGAAGTCCTGTTAATTTTTCAGGGAGATTGTACAATTTTGTTCCATACGGTGTCGATGCACAAACGGGCCGTATTGACTTTGACGAAGTACGTAAACTTGCTCATAAGTATCGTCCACGCATGATCGTTGCAGGTGGAAGTGCATACCCGCGGACCATTGAGTTTGAATTATTTGCCCAGATTGCCACCGAAGTGGGAGCACTTTTCTTTGTAGATATGGCGCATATAGCCGGAATTGTTGCCGCAGGTTTGCATCCTAACCCGGTACCACATGCACATTTTGTTTCAACTACCACACATAAGACCTTACGAGGACCACGAGGGGGAGCCATCTTGTGCGGGGAGCCGTGGGCACAGTCGATCGACAAAGCTGTATTCCCGGCAATTCAGGGTGGTCCATTCATGCACGTCATAGCGGGGAAAGCGGTGGCATTCGGTGAGGCATTACAACCTGATTTCACAACATACATGGAGAGTGTTCTGGATAACGCCAAAGTATTGGCTGAAACATTAATTAATGAAGGACTCACCCTTGTATCAGGAGGAACAGACAATCATATGGTGTTGGT of Paenibacillus sp. FSL R5-0517 contains these proteins:
- a CDS encoding benzoate/H(+) symporter BenE family transporter; translation: MKTASASLRGRDLISPMIAALISVIVNYGGTFILVFQAAKVAGLSPEMTASWIWSISIGVGVTGIWLSYRYKEPIITAWSTPGVAFLVSALAVTPYPEAIGAYMISAVGFIILGMSGMFERFVRLIPPGIASGLLAGILLQFGISAFGGAKLDPLLVTVLFAAYIVLRRFTSRYAIVGILAVGLIYLICMGKTDFSTIQLAVASPVFVFPAFSLNALLGVALPLFIITLTGQYMPGMLVLRNDGFKTSANPILAVTGLGSLLAAPFGSHAFNVAAITAAICTGKYAHEDATKRYIAGIACGIFYIFVGIFGVTLAALFLILPATFIATLAGLALLGTIGGSLANALTDPKGRETALITFLATAANVTLLGVGGAFWGLFAGMMAHLLMNSRIPKKRFGSNR
- the glyA gene encoding serine hydroxymethyltransferase, with protein sequence MKHLEKQDQVIGNAVQQELARQRNTIELIASENFVSQAVMEATGSVLTNKYAEGYPGRRYYGGCEHVDTVEEIANHRLKTLFGAEHANVQPHSGAQANMAVYFASVEIGDTILGMNLSHGGHLTHGSPVNFSGRLYNFVPYGVDAQTGRIDFDEVRKLAHKYRPRMIVAGGSAYPRTIEFELFAQIATEVGALFFVDMAHIAGIVAAGLHPNPVPHAHFVSTTTHKTLRGPRGGAILCGEPWAQSIDKAVFPAIQGGPFMHVIAGKAVAFGEALQPDFTTYMESVLDNAKVLAETLINEGLTLVSGGTDNHMVLVDLRSIDLTGKVAEALLDEVGITANKNAIPHDTASPLVTSGIRFGTPAMTSRGLGGREMKEIGQLIALAFKNPTNSDVKKQILGSVREITSQFPLYEGLE